The following is a genomic window from Adhaeribacter radiodurans.
TGTTAATACTTCAGGAAGCAGCAATTCTTTTGTAGGCTATAGTGCAGGTAGAGGCAATACTACCGGTCGTAATAATTCCTTTTTTGGAAGAAGTGCCGGAATTACGAATTCAACTGGAAATAATAATTCTTTTTTTGGCTACTATGCCGGTTATGCAAACAGTACTGGTAGTTTTAATTCATTTATTGGTTATCAAGCTGGATATTCAAATACTACCGGTGAAGCCAACTCTTTTGTAGGATATAGTGCCGGTAGTGGCAATACTATTGGTAATTCTAATTCCTTCGTAGGTTACAGCGCGGGTAGAGTCAACACCACTGGTAGTGAAAATGCTTTCTTTGGCAGGAGTGCAGGTAGAGCCAATACAACTGGTAGTTCTAATTCATTTATTGGCTTCGAATCAGGGTTTAGAAATACTTCTGGTAATCTAAATGCTTTTTTAGGCTGGCGAGCTGGTTACAAAAATACTACTGGGTCTGGTAATTCTTTCGTAGGAGGTAATGCTGGTGCAAGTAACACCACAGGTTTTTATAACTCTTTCTTTGGTTATACTGCAGGTTTAACTAATACTACGGGTGCTGGCGATACTTTTGTAGGATTTGCGGCAGGCCGCTTGAATACTACTGGTGGTTTTAATACTTTCCTAGGCTACCGAGCTGGTGACGCCAATAATGTTGGTGAACATAATTCTTTCATAGGAGCTGCTGCTGGTCATGGCAATACAACTGGTAGTTCTAATTCACTTATAGGTTATCAATCGGGATATTCAAATACCACCGGTGGTCTAAATGCTTTTTTAGGCTGGCGATCTGGTTATGCAAATACCGTAGGTCAAAGTAATTCTTTTATTGGATACAGAGCTGGTAGAGATAATACTTCTGGTGATTATAATTCCTTTGTTGGAAGAGATGCGGGTATTTCTAATACTACTGGCTCTGGTAACAGCAGTTTAGGCTATTTAGCTGGTCCAAGTGTTGGAACTCTTTCCAATGCTACAGCCATTGGTATCAGGGCTCAGGTATCACAAGATAATTCACTTGTGCTTGGAGCCATTTTTGGGGTTAACAATGCTACAGCTAACACGAATGTAGGTATTCGTACCACCGCTCCTCAGCATACGCTTCACGTTAACTCTAGGGATGCGGCAAAAATTGGGGGTGGACCTTGGATAGCTGCTTCGGATAACCGCCTTAAAAAGGATGTGGAATCGTTTACCGATGGATTAGAAATGCTTTCAAAAGTGAATCCGGTTTGGTTTCGGTATAATGGTAAAGCAGGTATTACTAGTGAAGACCGTTACGTAGGAGTAATTGCCCAGGACATGCAAAAGGTGGCACCTTATACTGTTAGTGAGTTTGCTTTTAAAGATGAAACTGGTCAGGAGGAAAAATATCTTGAATTTGATGGCAATGCGCTTACTTATATGCTGATTAACGCGGTAAAGCAACAAAGTCAACAAATTACTGCTTTACAAAATGAACTCGCCCAGGTAAAACAGTTACTTTCTCCTAATACTCCTTTAATTCCTTCAGAAAAAACTCCATTGGGAGCAGAACTGTGGCAAAATGAACCTAATCCTTCGAAAGAATCTACTCTTATCCGCTACTTTATTCCAGAATCAGCAATGGCGGCACAGCTTAAGTTTTACTCGGCAGATGGGAAAGAGGTTCATTCCGTCAATATCAGTCAAAAAGGCTTGGGAGAACTTAACTTAAATAATAGACAGTTGCCGGAAGGTGTTTACATTTACCGGCTTTTAATTAATGGACAAAGTGCCGCAAGTAAAAAACTTGTAGTTAGTAAATAAGTTTGAAATACTATATTGTACTTTGCAGCAGGTAGTATTATTTATATTTTAAATGCTACTTGCTGCAGTTTTTACAATTATTAGGTTTTGAAAATTTAAATTATTTTTTAACCTGGTTGCCCAACTACCTTTATAACTTTGTTGCCGGGTGAATTTTCAATGCAATGTTTATATGCTTCGGCAACTTGTTTAAATTTTTCGGAATGTAAGTGCAGCTCGTCGAACCAATCATTAAAATTAGATGCGGTACCCCGGCAATCAATGTGGTACACGTTTTTGAATGAACGAGCTACATCGGCAAACATATAATTTACTTCAAAGATAATGGCTTTTATAATTTTTTGGCTGGTTACCTCATCCGTAATGCCTTTAATCATAAGGGGCCTTTTAAGCCATTTGCCGGAGCCTATCATTAGGTTTAGAATAGGTTGTAAGGCGTACCATTTTTTCCAGCGGGTTTTATAAGTAGGAATGGCGTAATCGTAGCCTTGGGTAATTATTTTCATGTCATTAAACTTGCCGGAATCACGCAAACGCTGAAAAAGTTGATAATATTGGGCTTTAATGGTCCAGATAAAAGAATAAAAATCTTTGGTTAGATACTGGTAACCCGTTAAAATATCTGCTTTATCCTGCTCATTTTCCCCGGCCAGCATTTTTTCTATTTCGTGAGCCGGGCGCAAAGGGCCGGTACATTTTGCTTTTACCATTATG
Proteins encoded in this region:
- a CDS encoding tail fiber domain-containing protein is translated as MKSKILCTGFFCGLISIWLQVEVKAQTGNYFAGSRAGFANTTGSYDTFVGYQAGRFNTVGNYNSFFGYRAGYVNTSGSSNSFVGYSAGRGNTTGRNNSFFGRSAGITNSTGNNNSFFGYYAGYANSTGSFNSFIGYQAGYSNTTGEANSFVGYSAGSGNTIGNSNSFVGYSAGRVNTTGSENAFFGRSAGRANTTGSSNSFIGFESGFRNTSGNLNAFLGWRAGYKNTTGSGNSFVGGNAGASNTTGFYNSFFGYTAGLTNTTGAGDTFVGFAAGRLNTTGGFNTFLGYRAGDANNVGEHNSFIGAAAGHGNTTGSSNSLIGYQSGYSNTTGGLNAFLGWRSGYANTVGQSNSFIGYRAGRDNTSGDYNSFVGRDAGISNTTGSGNSSLGYLAGPSVGTLSNATAIGIRAQVSQDNSLVLGAIFGVNNATANTNVGIRTTAPQHTLHVNSRDAAKIGGGPWIAASDNRLKKDVESFTDGLEMLSKVNPVWFRYNGKAGITSEDRYVGVIAQDMQKVAPYTVSEFAFKDETGQEEKYLEFDGNALTYMLINAVKQQSQQITALQNELAQVKQLLSPNTPLIPSEKTPLGAELWQNEPNPSKESTLIRYFIPESAMAAQLKFYSADGKEVHSVNISQKGLGELNLNNRQLPEGVYIYRLLINGQSAASKKLVVSK